One region of Flavobacterium sp. GSB-24 genomic DNA includes:
- a CDS encoding AraC family transcriptional regulator, with translation MKKSVPHKIKSISELHQLFALPKPDHPLVSVIDFALLSYKHSDIWKHFTNDFYCITLKKGVNGKFKYGQRDYDFDEGMMTLTKPDQVFSVTHTNDNPVTGFMLVFKPDLIRNYPLGKTIHNYGFFSYSIAEALHLSDKEDVIISGLLKQMQDELKNNIDHYSQDLIVSHLDLLLNYINRFYGRQFITRKTSNPDLLSRIDQTLLNYFDNENGVLKGVPTVQYLSQELNISSNYLSDLLRSITGLNTQQYIQNHIIEKSKQLLAGSNLSVNEIAYSLGFEYPQSFSKLFKKKTNITPLQFRQSFN, from the coding sequence ATGAAAAAATCAGTTCCACATAAAATTAAAAGCATTTCAGAGCTGCATCAGTTATTTGCGCTTCCTAAACCAGATCATCCTCTGGTTAGTGTAATTGATTTTGCATTATTGAGTTATAAACACAGCGATATCTGGAAACATTTTACGAATGATTTTTACTGTATTACCTTGAAAAAAGGCGTCAACGGAAAATTTAAATACGGTCAGCGGGATTATGATTTTGATGAAGGAATGATGACATTGACAAAACCCGATCAGGTATTTTCGGTAACGCATACTAACGATAATCCAGTTACAGGTTTTATGCTAGTTTTTAAACCCGATCTAATCCGAAATTACCCTTTAGGAAAAACAATACACAATTATGGATTTTTTTCTTATTCAATTGCCGAAGCATTACATCTTTCTGACAAGGAAGATGTAATTATTTCTGGTCTTTTAAAACAAATGCAGGACGAACTGAAAAACAATATTGATCATTACAGTCAGGATTTAATTGTTTCGCATCTCGATTTACTGCTCAATTATATTAATAGATTCTACGGCCGCCAATTTATTACCAGAAAAACTTCAAATCCTGATTTATTGAGCAGAATAGATCAAACTTTACTGAACTATTTTGACAATGAGAATGGAGTTTTAAAGGGAGTTCCAACAGTTCAGTATTTATCGCAGGAATTAAATATTTCATCTAATTATTTAAGTGACTTACTCCGAAGTATTACTGGCTTAAATACTCAGCAATACATTCAGAATCACATTATTGAAAAATCAAAACAGCTGCTTGCAGGATCAAATTTAAGTGTAAATGAGATTGCTTATTCATTGGGTTTCGAGTATCCGCAGTCTTTTAGTAAACTCTTCAAAAAGAAAACCAATATAACTCCCCTGCAATTCAGACAGTCATTTAATTAA
- a CDS encoding SDR family NAD(P)-dependent oxidoreductase has protein sequence MSTQKVWFITGASKGMGLETVNAVLKNGGKVAATSRNIQELIDNIGNQTENFLPLQVDITNDKEVKNAIQNTIDTFGRIDVVLNNAGYYLVGSVEEISDEEFRKTIDVNLLGTVNVIRNAMPFLRQQESGHILNIASNMGYIGYANTGSYNAAKFAVIGLSEALAQEVKPFHIKVTAIAPGMFRTSFMSDSTLAEAKNKIAVYNVEQHVNMLKSFDGNQPGDPKKLAKVLLAVTELPNPPVHLPLGNDSYDSIVAHRKNEAQEMETWKHLSYSTNFD, from the coding sequence ATGAGCACTCAAAAAGTATGGTTTATTACCGGCGCATCAAAAGGAATGGGACTTGAAACCGTAAATGCTGTTTTAAAAAACGGTGGCAAAGTTGCAGCCACTTCCAGAAATATACAAGAATTGATTGATAATATTGGAAATCAAACTGAAAATTTCCTGCCGCTTCAGGTTGATATTACCAATGATAAAGAAGTAAAAAATGCTATTCAAAACACAATTGATACTTTCGGAAGGATTGATGTTGTGTTAAACAATGCTGGATATTATCTGGTGGGAAGTGTTGAAGAAATCAGCGATGAAGAATTCCGCAAAACGATAGATGTCAACCTATTGGGAACCGTAAACGTAATTCGCAACGCAATGCCTTTTCTGCGTCAGCAAGAATCAGGACATATTTTAAATATCGCATCCAATATGGGCTATATCGGATATGCAAATACTGGAAGTTATAACGCCGCAAAATTTGCCGTAATCGGACTTTCAGAAGCATTGGCTCAGGAAGTAAAACCTTTCCATATAAAAGTCACTGCAATCGCTCCAGGAATGTTCCGTACCAGTTTTATGAGCGACAGCACTTTGGCAGAAGCCAAAAATAAAATAGCCGTTTACAATGTAGAACAACATGTAAATATGCTGAAAAGTTTTGACGGAAACCAGCCCGGAGATCCAAAGAAACTTGCCAAAGTTCTGCTTGCTGTAACTGAATTGCCAAATCCGCCTGTACACCTTCCATTAGGAAATGATAGTTATGATTCGATTGTAGCTCATCGAAAAAATGAAGCGCAGGAAATGGAAACATGGAAACATCTTTCGTACTCAACTAATTTCGATTAA
- a CDS encoding ring-cleaving dioxygenase, with amino-acid sequence MENKILGLHHITAIAGDAKRNFNFYSNILGLRFIKKTVNFDDPGTYHFYFGDEVGSAGTILTFFPWGEGIQQGRKGSGMATEIGYSVPKGSLDFWQERFEKYNVIYNKPAEKFGEKYLTFLDPDGLKLELIESKTENNRKPWETDEVKADVATRGFHNITLTLNSIKATAAILTEIFGYKLIEQNVNRYRYATDAVENAAIVDLVELEEEKRGHVANGSVHHVAFRVPNDEVLMHFREKIEDYGLSITPQIDRNYFHSLYFREPGGVLFEIATDNPGFTVDESLEELGKNLKLPAQYESDRAAIEAHLVPIN; translated from the coding sequence ATGGAAAATAAAATTTTAGGCTTACACCATATTACTGCAATTGCAGGTGACGCCAAACGTAATTTCAACTTTTATTCTAACATATTAGGATTAAGATTTATTAAAAAAACAGTGAATTTTGACGATCCGGGAACATACCATTTTTACTTTGGTGACGAAGTAGGAAGCGCAGGAACAATCTTAACTTTTTTCCCTTGGGGAGAAGGAATCCAGCAAGGAAGAAAAGGTTCTGGAATGGCAACTGAAATTGGTTATTCTGTTCCAAAAGGAAGCCTTGATTTCTGGCAGGAACGTTTTGAGAAATACAATGTAATTTACAATAAACCAGCTGAAAAATTTGGCGAAAAGTATCTTACTTTCTTAGATCCAGACGGATTGAAATTAGAGTTAATCGAATCTAAAACAGAAAACAACAGAAAACCTTGGGAAACTGATGAAGTAAAAGCAGATGTGGCTACAAGAGGTTTCCACAACATTACTTTGACTTTAAACAGTATAAAAGCAACCGCTGCAATTTTAACCGAAATATTTGGTTATAAATTGATTGAGCAGAATGTAAATCGTTACCGTTATGCAACAGATGCGGTAGAAAACGCAGCAATTGTTGATTTGGTAGAGTTAGAAGAAGAAAAACGCGGTCATGTAGCAAACGGATCTGTGCATCACGTAGCTTTTCGTGTTCCAAATGACGAAGTTTTAATGCACTTCCGTGAAAAAATCGAAGACTACGGATTGTCTATTACACCGCAGATTGACAGAAATTATTTCCACTCTCTTTATTTCAGAGAACCAGGCGGAGTTTTGTTTGAAATCGCTACAGATAACCCTGGTTTTACTGTAGATGAAAGCTTAGAAGAATTAGGAAAAAACCTAAAACTTCCTGCACAATACGAATCTGATAGAGCCGCTATTGAAGCGCATTTGGTTCCAATTAATTAA
- a CDS encoding dienelactone hydrolase family protein — protein MNLEIITDGVPLNDAKKALILIHGRGAGAHDILSIAKHLKVSDFALVAPEAENRTWYPYSFLVPLEENEPSFSKSLEAIHQVVVAIQQNGIEKENIYFLGFSQGACLALEFTARNAAKYGGVVAFTGGLIGDKVYENHYAGNFENTPIFIGTSDPDFHVPVERVNESEALLQKLGASVTKKIYPNMGHSISQDEIDLANELIFTKK, from the coding sequence ATGAATTTAGAAATTATAACAGACGGAGTTCCTCTAAATGATGCTAAAAAAGCCTTGATTCTGATTCACGGCCGTGGTGCTGGTGCTCACGATATCCTTTCGATTGCGAAACATCTTAAAGTCAGCGATTTTGCATTGGTTGCACCTGAGGCAGAAAACAGAACTTGGTATCCGTATTCATTTTTAGTTCCGCTTGAAGAAAACGAACCTTCTTTTTCAAAATCGTTAGAAGCCATACATCAGGTTGTTGTTGCAATTCAGCAAAACGGAATCGAAAAAGAGAATATTTATTTCCTTGGATTTTCTCAAGGTGCCTGTCTTGCTTTGGAATTCACAGCCAGAAATGCCGCTAAATATGGCGGTGTCGTAGCTTTTACAGGAGGACTTATTGGCGATAAAGTATATGAAAATCATTATGCAGGAAATTTCGAAAATACTCCGATTTTCATCGGAACTAGCGATCCAGATTTTCATGTTCCTGTGGAAAGAGTAAATGAATCTGAAGCGCTTCTTCAAAAATTAGGCGCATCGGTAACAAAAAAAATCTACCCAAATATGGGGCACAGCATAAGTCAGGACGAAATAGACTTGGCTAACGAACTTATTTTTACAAAAAAATAA
- a CDS encoding GNAT family N-acetyltransferase: METIKLELDEKKHGAFNLYVEDKKLGEMTVSLKDDLLTVYHTGVEPEAEGKGYAKKLLEEMVSYVRANNLMVLPLCPYVHAQFKRHPDEYQDIWKK, from the coding sequence ATGGAAACAATAAAACTAGAATTAGACGAGAAAAAACACGGCGCTTTTAATCTTTATGTAGAGGATAAAAAACTGGGCGAAATGACAGTAAGTCTTAAAGATGATTTGCTAACCGTTTATCATACAGGAGTTGAACCAGAAGCGGAAGGAAAAGGTTATGCAAAAAAACTACTTGAAGAAATGGTGTCATACGTGCGTGCCAATAATTTAATGGTTTTACCGCTTTGTCCTTATGTTCACGCACAATTTAAAAGACATCCAGATGAATATCAGGACATTTGGAAAAAATAA
- a CDS encoding bifunctional helix-turn-helix transcriptional regulator/GNAT family N-acetyltransferase yields MKNISSEIRSFNRFYTAHLDILNQNYLDSNYSLTEVRIIYEINEKQDITAQEICETLNLDKGYLSRLLKRLTKDGVIEKVPSVIDKRAFNIKLTSSGNKLLQKLNAIADQQSELKVKNLSTAEQEKLVNAMGDIKKMLDSKNSSKISASDISYRYDLRPGDIGYIIYLHSKIYDQESSFSNEFEFYVVKTFYHFLEQYSPEKDRLWMAEYNNQIIGCIAIVHQNEQEAQLRWFLSDPSFRGLGIGKKLLNDAIAFCREKRYKNVFLLTTDKQERALDMYKTAGFKLTNSQEVNQWGATFRDERYDMEILE; encoded by the coding sequence ATGAAAAATATAAGTTCAGAAATTAGATCGTTTAATAGGTTTTATACAGCACATTTAGATATCTTAAATCAAAATTATCTTGATAGCAATTATTCATTAACAGAAGTCCGTATTATCTATGAAATAAATGAAAAACAAGATATTACAGCACAGGAAATCTGCGAAACGCTCAACTTAGACAAGGGATATTTGAGCAGACTATTAAAACGGCTCACAAAAGATGGAGTAATTGAGAAAGTTCCTTCCGTAATAGACAAACGTGCTTTTAATATTAAATTGACATCTTCAGGAAACAAACTTTTACAAAAATTAAATGCTATTGCAGATCAGCAGTCAGAATTAAAAGTGAAAAACTTGAGCACAGCAGAACAGGAAAAACTTGTGAATGCAATGGGGGATATTAAGAAAATGTTAGACAGCAAAAATAGCTCGAAAATATCTGCTAGTGATATCAGTTATCGTTATGATTTAAGACCGGGAGACATTGGTTATATAATTTATTTGCACAGTAAAATTTATGATCAGGAATCAAGTTTTTCAAATGAATTTGAATTTTATGTAGTGAAAACTTTTTATCATTTCCTAGAACAGTATTCTCCAGAAAAAGACCGTTTGTGGATGGCTGAATATAACAACCAGATTATTGGCTGTATAGCCATTGTTCATCAAAATGAGCAAGAAGCCCAGCTTAGATGGTTTCTGTCCGATCCCTCTTTCAGGGGACTGGGAATAGGAAAAAAGCTTTTGAATGATGCCATAGCTTTCTGCCGCGAAAAAAGGTATAAAAATGTTTTTCTGCTTACTACAGATAAACAGGAACGTGCCTTAGATATGTATAAAACCGCAGGCTTTAAGCTGACTAATTCTCAAGAAGTAAATCAATGGGGAGCGACATTTCGTGATGAACGCTATGATATGGAAATACTAGAGTAA
- a CDS encoding DUF1826 domain-containing protein, whose product MSNIFSDNSQIGVVSTFAELVHTDFKGEMNALCWYRNLDGDFNEIVAQLHLKENITEVYPEDLQALQLSEKGNKAREIILNDLQLLTDFGASPSLNLLKCYDRDDEFDFISTDVYSFHVDRSPIATDTFLCTYHGASSDIISNSQAEQKILVPEIRTKLKELYDGPEEEFENFLKENYFDLHYQLHPNAEPINLGLGHLWRLAVDHPKQQVQPCIHRAPVENEGEYRLLLIC is encoded by the coding sequence ATGAGCAATATATTTTCTGACAACAGCCAAATAGGAGTGGTGTCTACTTTCGCTGAGCTTGTACATACCGATTTCAAAGGAGAAATGAATGCGCTGTGCTGGTACAGAAATTTGGATGGCGATTTTAACGAAATTGTAGCCCAATTGCATTTAAAAGAAAATATAACAGAAGTTTATCCAGAAGATTTACAAGCGCTGCAACTATCAGAAAAGGGAAATAAAGCTCGAGAAATAATCTTAAATGATTTGCAATTATTAACTGATTTTGGCGCTTCGCCTTCTCTAAATTTACTGAAATGTTATGACCGTGACGATGAATTTGATTTCATATCTACAGATGTGTATTCGTTTCATGTGGATCGTTCGCCCATTGCAACAGACACTTTTTTATGTACCTATCACGGCGCTTCGAGTGATATAATTTCTAATTCGCAGGCAGAGCAAAAAATCCTAGTTCCAGAAATTCGAACAAAGCTAAAAGAGCTTTACGATGGACCAGAGGAAGAATTCGAAAACTTTTTAAAAGAAAATTATTTTGATTTGCATTATCAGCTGCATCCCAATGCAGAGCCTATTAATTTAGGATTAGGTCATCTTTGGCGATTGGCCGTAGATCATCCAAAACAACAAGTACAGCCTTGTATTCATAGAGCACCAGTAGAAAATGAAGGGGAATATCGGTTGTTGTTGATTTGTTAA
- a CDS encoding amidohydrolase, which yields MKNILWTFMLLITLTSCKKEVKDSADTIYYGGDIITMEGSQPQYVEAVGVKNGKIIFAGSIAEAENFQGGETEMKDIKGKTMLPGFIDAHGHVWNAGFQAVAANLLPAPDGTGNDITSIISLLNKWKASNKNAIGKYGWIVGFGYDDAQLKEKLPPTADDLDKVSATIPVIIIHQSGHLAVMNHKALEMSGYNAASKNPAGGLIRRKNGSNEPNGVLEEMAMFTPLFKIMGTLDEEANEKIAEAGLKSYIRFGFTTAQEGRATSDACTTWLKLAAKNKLTIDVAAYPDIQSQMAYMKKNGIQKEYKNHFRIAGVKLSLDGSPQGKTAWLTKPYIIPPPGQPKTYSGYPAFPKESDAVALVDSAYANNWQILAHCNGDAAIDEYIKAVKHATRLYGKKDRRTIAIHSQTARLDQLDTMKSLGIMPSFFGMHTYYWGDWHRDETLGKERAYRISPAGTALKKGMIFTQHHDAPVALPNSIMILYSVVNRISRSGDVIGPEERISAYDALRSITIWAAYQYFEENNKGSLKKGKLADLVILDKNPIKINPLNIKDIQVVETIKEGKTVFKNTALK from the coding sequence ATGAAAAATATACTATGGACATTCATGTTATTAATTACATTAACAAGTTGTAAAAAAGAAGTGAAAGATTCTGCAGATACCATTTATTATGGAGGAGATATCATAACAATGGAAGGCAGCCAGCCGCAGTATGTGGAAGCCGTTGGGGTAAAAAACGGGAAAATTATTTTTGCAGGCTCAATAGCTGAAGCTGAAAATTTTCAAGGAGGTGAAACAGAAATGAAGGATATAAAAGGCAAAACAATGCTTCCTGGATTCATAGATGCGCATGGTCATGTTTGGAACGCCGGATTTCAAGCGGTCGCAGCTAATTTACTTCCGGCTCCTGACGGCACTGGTAATGATATTACAAGTATTATTTCATTGCTTAATAAATGGAAAGCATCTAACAAAAATGCTATCGGAAAATATGGCTGGATAGTGGGGTTTGGATATGATGATGCACAATTGAAAGAAAAGCTTCCTCCAACGGCAGATGATTTAGATAAGGTATCTGCAACAATCCCCGTTATTATTATACACCAGTCTGGGCATTTAGCAGTAATGAATCATAAAGCATTAGAAATGTCTGGTTATAATGCGGCATCAAAAAATCCTGCAGGTGGCTTAATTAGAAGAAAAAATGGATCTAATGAACCTAATGGAGTGCTGGAAGAGATGGCTATGTTTACCCCGCTTTTTAAAATTATGGGAACACTGGACGAGGAAGCCAATGAAAAAATTGCTGAAGCAGGTTTAAAATCTTATATAAGATTTGGTTTTACAACGGCACAGGAGGGAAGAGCAACAAGTGATGCGTGTACTACATGGTTAAAACTTGCGGCAAAAAATAAATTAACTATCGATGTTGCCGCTTATCCTGACATACAGAGCCAAATGGCCTATATGAAAAAAAATGGCATTCAAAAAGAATATAAAAATCATTTTAGGATTGCAGGCGTGAAACTCTCATTGGATGGTTCGCCACAGGGTAAAACTGCATGGCTTACAAAACCATATATTATTCCGCCGCCAGGCCAGCCGAAAACTTATTCCGGCTATCCTGCATTTCCAAAAGAGAGCGATGCTGTCGCGCTTGTAGATTCAGCATATGCAAATAACTGGCAGATTTTAGCCCACTGTAACGGAGATGCAGCAATTGATGAGTATATAAAAGCGGTAAAGCATGCCACCAGACTATATGGAAAAAAAGACAGGCGTACAATTGCTATACATTCACAAACTGCCCGCTTAGACCAGTTAGATACAATGAAATCTCTTGGAATTATGCCTTCTTTTTTTGGAATGCATACCTATTATTGGGGAGATTGGCATAGAGATGAAACATTAGGAAAAGAAAGGGCTTATCGTATTTCACCTGCTGGAACAGCTCTTAAAAAAGGAATGATTTTTACACAGCATCATGACGCGCCTGTTGCTCTTCCTAACAGTATAATGATTTTGTATTCTGTGGTAAACAGAATAAGCAGAAGTGGTGATGTGATTGGGCCTGAGGAAAGAATCAGCGCTTATGACGCTTTAAGGTCCATAACGATTTGGGCGGCTTATCAATATTTTGAAGAAAATAATAAAGGATCTCTAAAGAAAGGAAAATTGGCAGACTTGGTTATCCTTGATAAAAATCCAATAAAGATAAATCCTTTAAACATTAAAGATATTCAAGTGGTTGAAACGATTAAAGAAGGAAAAACTGTGTTTAAAAATACTGCTCTCAAATAA
- a CDS encoding NAD(P)H-quinone oxidoreductase: MKAITISKFGGPEVLQLVEVPDLIRSQNEVLIQVKASGINRSDILQRQGKYAAPSSTSNEIPGLEVSGIIVDCGPEVTQWKKGDHVCALLSGGGYAAYVTVKEGQCLPIPKGLNFIEAASLPETVFTVWSNIFERGKLKPDETLLVHGGSSGIGITAIQIAHAFGSKVITTVGSDEKAQYCYELGADLSINYKKEDFEEILKTKGVDVILDMIAGTYFQKNLSILNEEGRLIHINAENGKNVELDIWQLMLKRITISGSTLRARNYEYKKRLAAEVFKNVWPLIENGKFRPVIYKTFSHRDAVSAHECMEHGSHIGKIIIDWES; this comes from the coding sequence ATGAAAGCTATTACCATCTCAAAATTTGGAGGGCCTGAAGTTTTGCAATTGGTCGAGGTTCCTGATTTAATTCGATCGCAAAATGAAGTTTTAATTCAGGTAAAAGCTTCAGGCATTAACAGAAGTGACATTTTGCAGCGCCAGGGAAAATATGCTGCTCCAAGCAGTACTTCTAATGAAATTCCAGGTCTCGAAGTATCTGGAATTATCGTAGACTGTGGTCCAGAAGTTACGCAATGGAAAAAAGGCGATCACGTTTGTGCCTTGCTTTCTGGGGGAGGTTATGCAGCATATGTTACTGTAAAAGAAGGTCAGTGTTTACCCATTCCTAAAGGCTTAAATTTTATAGAAGCAGCCAGTCTGCCTGAAACGGTATTTACAGTCTGGTCTAATATTTTTGAACGAGGAAAATTAAAACCAGACGAAACTTTATTAGTTCACGGAGGCAGCAGCGGTATAGGAATTACAGCGATTCAGATCGCTCATGCTTTTGGTTCAAAGGTCATTACGACAGTTGGTTCAGATGAAAAAGCACAATATTGTTATGAATTAGGTGCTGATCTTTCTATAAATTATAAAAAAGAAGACTTTGAAGAAATTTTAAAAACCAAAGGTGTAGATGTTATTCTTGATATGATAGCGGGAACCTATTTTCAAAAGAATCTTTCTATTTTAAACGAAGAAGGAAGGCTTATTCATATCAATGCAGAAAATGGTAAAAACGTAGAGCTTGATATTTGGCAGTTAATGCTAAAAAGAATTACGATCTCAGGAAGTACACTGCGTGCACGAAATTACGAATACAAAAAACGATTAGCCGCAGAAGTATTTAAAAATGTCTGGCCATTAATTGAAAATGGTAAATTCAGGCCTGTTATCTACAAAACGTTTTCCCATCGCGATGCTGTAAGCGCTCATGAATGTATGGAACACGGAAGCCATATTGGTAAAATAATAATCGACTGGGAATCATAA
- a CDS encoding LysR family transcriptional regulator encodes MELRQLKYFVRAAELLNFTQAADDLYITQSTLSHQIKELENSLTVLLFDRVGKRVKLTEAGEIMLDYARKTIRQAEEGKQVIMDLNNLKTGKITIGSTYGLVNLLLQTITEFNEEFPDIQIQVVLGSTSELLQKIRLYEIDCMLSFMPSCEDQQLDIMPLFSATLSLILHKSHPWSKLKKIGLQKITELNLVLPSPTYSIRNFLDETLLKNNIKLKAKI; translated from the coding sequence ATGGAACTTCGTCAATTGAAATACTTTGTCCGCGCGGCAGAACTTTTAAATTTTACACAGGCTGCAGATGATTTATACATTACTCAAAGTACATTATCTCATCAAATAAAAGAATTAGAAAATTCATTAACGGTTCTTCTCTTTGACAGAGTAGGAAAGAGGGTTAAACTTACGGAAGCGGGTGAAATTATGCTGGATTACGCCCGAAAAACGATTCGTCAGGCAGAAGAAGGAAAGCAGGTTATAATGGATTTGAATAATTTAAAAACCGGTAAAATAACTATTGGGTCCACTTACGGACTAGTAAATTTACTTCTTCAAACGATTACGGAGTTTAATGAGGAATTTCCAGATATTCAGATTCAGGTAGTGCTGGGCTCTACTTCAGAATTGCTTCAAAAAATACGCTTATATGAAATTGATTGTATGCTGTCTTTTATGCCTTCCTGTGAGGATCAACAGCTTGATATAATGCCATTATTCTCTGCCACTCTCTCTTTGATTCTTCATAAATCGCATCCGTGGAGTAAACTTAAAAAGATAGGGCTTCAAAAAATTACTGAATTAAACTTAGTGCTGCCATCTCCAACTTACAGTATCAGAAATTTTCTGGATGAAACGCTTCTAAAAAATAACATAAAATTGAAGGCAAAAATATAG
- a CDS encoding SDR family oxidoreductase, which produces MKKIVIIGGSRGIGNAILQQQLEKHLVYNISRTIPDFSHPNLIHFSVDVLQDELPDIEIIDALVYCPGSINLKPILSLSIDDFRNDFEINVIGAVKVIQHFLPALKKGKNPSIVLFSTVAAKLGMPFHSSIAASKSGVEGLTKSLGAELAPLIRINAIAPTITETSLSASILRNDRMKENMMERHPMKNYLKPQEVARMADYLISEDAASISGQIFPMDYGLVSFKL; this is translated from the coding sequence ATGAAAAAAATTGTCATCATCGGAGGAAGCAGAGGAATTGGCAATGCTATTTTGCAGCAGCAGCTTGAAAAACATTTAGTGTATAATATCAGTCGGACTATTCCAGATTTTTCCCATCCTAATTTGATTCATTTTTCAGTTGATGTGCTGCAGGATGAATTGCCTGATATTGAAATTATTGATGCTTTAGTATATTGTCCAGGATCAATAAATCTCAAACCTATTTTGAGTTTAAGCATTGACGATTTTAGAAACGATTTTGAAATTAATGTGATAGGTGCCGTTAAAGTAATTCAGCATTTTCTGCCTGCATTAAAGAAAGGGAAAAATCCTTCTATTGTTTTATTTAGTACCGTTGCGGCAAAACTCGGAATGCCTTTTCATTCCAGTATTGCGGCATCAAAATCAGGAGTAGAGGGACTTACTAAATCACTAGGTGCGGAACTTGCTCCTTTGATTCGGATCAATGCTATTGCTCCCACAATCACGGAGACTTCGTTATCTGCTTCTATTTTAAGAAACGATCGCATGAAGGAAAATATGATGGAACGGCATCCTATGAAAAATTACCTAAAACCACAGGAAGTTGCTCGTATGGCAGATTATCTGATATCTGAAGATGCCGCTTCAATTTCGGGACAGATTTTCCCGATGGACTATGGACTGGTAAGCTTTAAATTATAA